Genomic DNA from Brassica napus cultivar Da-Ae unplaced genomic scaffold, Da-Ae ScsIHWf_607;HRSCAF=900, whole genome shotgun sequence:
ctatgatagcaccaaaccaagtttttgttcccaaagtagcactcaaggttcaaagtcacaaaaataggtttcattaaagaggtaaatatacatttataccccttgggttaattaatccaaaccttagggtttagagttaaggggtggggttttggaattagggtttaaaattttataaaaaataaatactaaaataaaaaataaaaattttaaaaacagtttcaaaaagtatttttaaattataaaaaaaattgaataaaaaataaaaaaaattcgaaaaaaaatttcaagaaaaaaattataaaaatttcgaatctaaaaacacataatctgaaactataaaaaaatttatttttttttcattttttttatttttattttatttgtttttatttatttttgtttgtttatttaattttaaaccaagggtattaaggatattttaccctttaatgaatatcatttttgtgactttctccttctagtgctatttttgagacataaacttcaaaaggtgctattatcgACAATTGCCCATAATTTAATCTGTTATGAACACAAAATCttaaaaagaacaaacaaatGAATTTTGTTGGTTGCAGCTTCTCTCCAAGGCAACGAAGGAGTTGACCAGATCAGTGGTCAGAAAAACAGTACAGTGACTGATAACAACACAATCTCTCTGTCTCTATCAGAAGAATCTGTGGAAACTACTAAAGATTCTGCTGATACCTCGTCTCAGGTCAATTactgtttattatttatcttcCTTGGACTCTGCTGCTGATTCTTGCAAAGTAATGAACTCTTAATTAATCTCTGGATGTATAGTTAGGACCTGTTACTGATGAAGTCGTTACACCTTCGAGTATGTTGGACCATATCGAACTTGAGTTCCAAGGCAAGTCAAGACTCTGTTTtgatctgttttcttttttaaaagattattatGTTTCTGGAAGAAGCTTAAATCAAAATGTTGACATGAACAGTTTGTTTTCTTTAATGTTACTTTGATTACAGCACAAATCAATGAACTTAAACAAGCTGGATCTGATGGTATCAACAAAAATGATGAATCTAAGGATGATCAAGAACTAGGTTAAGAAAATACTAATCTTTCATCTATAACCCTTATTGCTAAAAGAGTCTTTCTTAAGATGCCTTTGTTGTTTCAGCTGCTCAGAGGAAGAAAATGTTGGAAGAGATTGAACGCGAATTTGAAGGTATCTTTCCATGTAGTCTGTCAAACTCCACATATAGTTCTTGAAGCCACTGTTGTTGATAGATTCTTACTCTTCCTTCATTGTCTCATAATTACTGGCAGCTGCTGCAGCTGGATTTGAACAATTCAAGATTGATGATTCCACTCAAGgagaagatgatgaacaatgtaaaacacacacacactcttCCTCTAGTACTTTTTGCCATCACATTTGGTTCTTCCTCATAACATTATAAGTCCAAACTctgtgttatgttcttgtgttgcAGCTGCAATGAGAAAAAGCATGCTGGAAGAGATTGAACGCGATTTTGAAGGTCTCTTGAGATTACTCAATATAACTTAAGTATTTGATACTCTAAAAATGTTAGCTAACATTTTGTTTGTGTCTTCCTTCTTGAAGCTGCTACAAAAGGTCTTGAACAACTAAAGGCTGATGATCTAACCGGAGTCAACGACGCAGAACACGgtaacaaaacatatttttttgatgTCTTGTTCTTGTTTACAGTATTCTTGACTCatattttgtgtgtgttgtttATAGCTGCAAAGAGACAGAAGATGTTGGAAGAGattgaaagagagtttgaagGTAAGTATACTGTTTTTAGTTAGGTATCTTTTACAATACCATCTTAGACCTGTTTTTAAATCTGCTTGTAGAAGCTACAAAAGGTCTTGAAGAACTAAGACATTCAACCTCAAGCACAGATGATGAATCTCACtgtaacatttttgttttccctCTACTTTCATGTTACCTTTAATATCAACTAAAGAACTCATAATATTTCATTGTCTTATTATAGCTGCAAGGAGACAAAGTATGCTAGATGAGATCGAACGTGAGTTTGAAGGTATCTTAACATTATACTCAATGTCTGTTCTAATTGGTTCAAAATTAGATCAAAGCTTTTGTTACATCTTCTTCTACTTGCAGCTGCTACAAGTGGTCTTAAACAGCTTAAGATTAATGCTTACACTGTCGAAGATGATGACAAAGAACAAGGTAAGAAACTATTATCTCTATCTCTACTTTGATAACTTTTCTCACTCATTCAGTTTTGTTAGATTGATATATTGTTATGTCTTGTATACAGCTGCCAGGAGACAAAGTATGCTAGATGCAATTGAGCGTGAGTTCGAAGGTATATATGCAGAGAGAATCTTTAACTCTTTTCTTGGTTCAAGAAGTTCTGagagttttgttttcttctcttgcAGCCGTTACAGAAAGTTTTAAGCAGATTGATGATCTTGCTGATAACAAAGATGAGGGAGACGAATGTAAGATAAACACATTTTTGCAGGTTCCTTTACCTTTGTTGTAGTGTTAGTCTAAGACTGGTGTTTTTGTCTTTGTTATCAGCTGCAAAGAGACAAAGTATGTTGGATGAGATCGAGCGTGAATTCGAAGGTACTTTCAACATATTAGTTATAATGAGATCTTGTGGTTACAATATCAAATATTGAATCGTTTTCCTCTGTTTTGATCAAAACTACTATGCAGCTGCTACAAGTAGTCTTAAGAAACTAAACCTTGATGATTTCACTGAAGGAGATGACAGTGCACAGAGTAATAACTTTTCTTAACTTCTTTGTCTCTGATCAGTTTGTATGATGAAGAATGGTTTAACGTTTTGTTATAGATGCAAGGAGAAATAGCATGCTTGAAGCTATCGAACGCGAGTTTGAAGGTTACTTTCACATAACACTGAACTTCTTAGCCTGAAAATGTAAACCTATTAAAACATATCAAgaagataagtttttttttcttttaatgttcTTACTTGCAGCTGCTACAAAAGGTCTTGAAGAGCTTAAGGCTAGTGATTCAACCCAAggcaatgatgatgatgaacacTGTAAAAATCATTTCCCTTGTatcttttttccattttttgtttCTAATGTATCCTGGATCGTTTTCAACTTTTTGTTACAGCGGCAAGGAGAAAGAGTATGCTTGATGCTATTGAACGCGAGTTTGAAGGTACCTTTGAACCATTCTTAGCGCAATAAGTCTTGTTAATTTGATGAATCCACATAAACTTGTTACAAAAAGATTGTGCTTACATATCTTATTTCCTATTCAATGTTTCAGCTGCCACAAGAGGCCTTGCAGAGATCAAGAATCATGAAGAACAAGGTAATAATAATGATCTGCTACCATTGTTCCTCTCAAAGCCTTCTGAGATCAAACGTAAAACTTGTTGTCCCTTTTTGTTAACAGCTGAAACTCAGAGAAACAGTATGTTGGAAGAAATCGAACGCGAATTTGAAGGTAATCTCGAGAATCAAACACAATAGTCCATAATGAAACAAGGAGATTACCCAATATAATCTaagagtttggtttggttttcttGTTCACTTCTAATGTGCAGCAGCTGCAGCAAGTGCAAAGGCTGCTGAAAAAGACTGTAAGAAACTCTTTCTCTGTTTATGTCATGTCTAtatctttgattctttttttttttctgacattGCACTAACATTTATTGTAACAGCAGCTGCAAAGAAGCCACCAACCATAAGTACAGTGCAGAAAACTTATGGCGGATTCAATGGTAAATAAACTTCAGATTCTcacaaacatatttttctaaaatgaaaTTATGTCTCAATATTTATAATGTTCTTTATTCAACAGGTGGGTTTGACAGTCTTCTAAAGCCATCAGGTTAGCTTTGGAGCTTTCTAAACCAAATAAACTCACAAGAGAGCTACTCTTAATAGTCTTCTCTCTCTGTATGTGTTTCTTGCAGATGGTGTCTGTGGTTGTTTCAACAAAGACAAAGATGGTCTTAAGGCAGACACAGATTCTTCCATTAACCTAGCAGAGATACTCGCtgaaaaatcaaaatcccaGGTTTGTTAACTAGATTTTACTTTCAAAACATCTAAAATCAGTTTCTTGACTTTTGTTACATGTTTTGATTTTGGTAGGACTCAGAGACCTCTAGCCTCACCACATCACTGACCAATCTTGTTCACACCCATAGAAAAGAAACAACCTCGAAGGTAAGCACAGTCCTTGGCTCATCAGTTACTTCCACCACAAGCGAATCATCCGCTACATCAGAAACCCTAGAGAGCTTAAAGCAAACCCTAAAGAAGCTACGCGGTCTAACCGCACGTGACCTAGTACACCACCCGAACTTCGACGAGATTATAGAAGCCGGTACGCGTTACGAGGTACTCAGCTCAGCTTCCATTGGTTACATCTCTTTACTAGCCAAATACAAAACCGTCATTAAAGAAGGACTCGAGGCTTCTCAGAGAGTCCACCTCGCTCGAACCCGCGCCAAAATTCTCAAAGAAACCGCCGTGGAGAAGCAGAGAGCCGTGGACGCGGAGTTCGCGCTCGCTAAGAGTCTTGCTCAGGGAGGAGACGCGCTGTCCATCAAAATCTTCGCCATCAAGAAACTGTTGGTTAAGCTTGAAGCGGAGAAAGTGAGTGTTGATCTGAAGTTCAAGTCGACGGAGACTAATCTGGGGCGGCTTCTTAAGGAGGCTTCACAGGCTTATGAAGAGTATCATGCGGCTGTGCGTAAGGCAAAGGAAGAGCAAGCTGCTGAGGAGTTCGCTCTTGAGACGACTAAGAGAGCAGAACATATTTGGGTTGAGTTTCTTAGTTCACTTAACTGAACTAGTGAGATTCTTGCTTGTGCTTAAAGCATAGTTGTGGTTCTTGTCTTGTTTTAATTGGTGTTGTTTTGTTACAGACTTTGTTTGTTGGTTATATCAGGAGAAAGAGGTTGAACACAAATCATGTATTAGTCCTCTAATAAAATAGTTCTACTTCATTCTTATTGATCGTGACTAGGGCTGGACACATTTACCCATAACCAAAAACTGAACCTTATTGAACCAAAAAAGGAAACCAACcccattttcataaatattcgAAGGATCCTAGAGTTTTAGAACCAAAAAATCAATCTGGAACGAAAAGgataaccaaaattttaaaatataaattatatagctagcaatattaattatatttatttttaaaataatcagatattttaaaattacaatttataaaccaaattattcgaatgctttttattaaaaatattttcaattcgAACTACCCAATGtacctaaaatatctaaattatccaaatttttttcttctacaaACTGGAATTACCCGGAAAAAGTAACccaaattaactaaaattatttgaaaaaccGAAACCAAATTCCAAACTTTTATCATGTATCACCCGAGTCCTAACATTACCCGAACTGAATCAAAAATTGAAATAACCAcaccaaatttaataaatatccgaAAATATCCTATATACATCTCTAGAAtcgaaaaatcaaaacaaaatcgaAAAAGCCCGAACTAAAACCGAAATACCCATAACAATTGTATAGGCCACAATTGTTAAGAAAGAAGAGTTCGGTGGCCATAATCACAAATTCAGATTCTTTATCTTGTAACTGAAATTTATTACTAGTAGGGTAATCACGCTAATATGATCAGTTACTAGTAACTAGGCTTTCATTGGACTTAATCAATGGAAATACCTTAAGATAATTAATACTTAGAGTCTtattagagaaaaagactaagatagcactaaaccaagtttatgttcccaaagtagcactcaaggttcaaaatcacaaaaataggtttcattaaagaggtaaatatacatttataccccttgggttaattaatccaaaccttagggtttagagttaaggggtggggttttggaattagggtttaaaattttataaaaaaaaaatattaaaataaaaaataaaaattttaaaaacagttttaaaaagtatttttaaattataaaaagaaaatttgaaaaaaaaaataaaaaaaaaaaatttcgaaaaaataattgagaaaaagactagaatagcactaaaccaagtttatgttctcaaagtagcactcaaagctcaaagtcacaaaaataggtttcattaaagagtaaTTTTCATTCTAAGTCACTTTAGCACTTTTTATTACAGCATAAGACACTTATTGCTCCTAGGGTAGTTTTGAGTAACTTTTACTTCATTTTCCTTAACTAAACGTAACTACAAAAGATTCTAGTTtccttttgttttaattatttttattacaaaaatacttGTCCTTTTGctttactttctttttcatttactgTAATTTTCTTCTCCACAAAAACCACAGATGTAGTTCAATCTTCTTCTTATCCACTTCGACCAACAAGCACCACCGCAAAGAAAAATCAGAAGTTGACTGGGGAACGTCTTCGTCTCAATCTCAATACAATTTGATGTAGCTCTGCCGCCGGCTCAATCCCCGGATGTGTTTCAATCCATCATCACCGGGTGGTCATTCTCAGCACCGTCGCGTCTCGTCTTCCTCCGCATCTTTAAATCGGTGGTTCGTCAAGCTCTGTCGTGCCTTCCTCCATGACATCTCCTCCTCTCCAACCGCTCCTCCTCTCCAATTGCCAGCGAACCAAACGGAGGGTCGATCCGAATTGTGAGCCTCGAAGGGATCCATTCCCAAACCAAGTTTCATATATTTCTACAACTAGTcctttaattttcaattttttataatttggcCCTAAAAGTTGCAAATTTGCACAGTTTCTTTTCAATTTGGCTCCACACTTGTAATTGTGTAATACAACTCCTACTTTATGAAGATTACTATGCAAAAGCaatataatctaaaataaaaagccAAAACCATGAAATACATTATTATCGTTTAAATATTAGCTATATGTATGAAGATTCCTGAATGTTCATATGTACGTGAACTAATGTACAGAAAATTAGTATCCACATGTACAAGAATACATATGTACACCAATTAAATTGTGCAAGAATTCACATGTACACCTGATAAATTTATTAGATATAGTTGtaatttacaatataaaatagtaaagGTGTACACATATTTTTTACTCACAACGTTTGACATATATACtatgtgtacacatgtacaatgGCTTTCTCGGCTAGCAACGTCCTCAAGATAGTAGAGAAACACATTCTAACTACGTGTACATATGTACAATGGGTATGATTTACACATTGATCAGTAAAAGtacatgtacacatgtacaatgCAGTAaatttgtaaagaaaattaaacagaCTAGAAGTTTGAGGCATATTATGAAAGAAGCATGAAACTAGAGGACCAAAGTGCAAAAAGACGATACTCCTCAATTGGTGTTACTC
This window encodes:
- the LOC111212769 gene encoding TSA1-like protein isoform X4, whose amino-acid sequence is MGTKFLSLCLSLCLILSSFYKVSCQDEGTTGLNLDLIEREYQASLQGNEGVDQISGQKNSTVTDNNTISLSLSEESVETTKDSADTSSQLGPVTDEVVTPSSMLDHIELEFQAQINELKQAGSDGINKNDESKDDQELAAQRKKMLEEIEREFEAAAAGFEQFKIDDSTQGEDDEQSAMRKSMLEEIERDFEAATKGLEQLKADDLTGVNDAEHAAKRQKMLEEIEREFEDLFLNLLVEATKGLEELRHSTSSTDDESHSARRQSMLDEIEREFEAATSGLKQLKINAYTVEDDDKEQAARRQSMLDAIEREFEAVTESFKQIDDLADNKDEGDESAKRQSMLDEIEREFEAATSSLKKLNLDDFTEGDDSAQNARRNSMLEAIEREFEAATKGLEELKASDSTQGNDDDEHSARRKSMLDAIEREFEAATRGLAEIKNHEEQAETQRNSMLEEIEREFEAAASAKAAEKDSAKKPPTISTVQKTYGGFNGGFDSLLKPSDGVCGCFNKDKDGLKADTDSSINLAEILAEKSKSQDSETSSLTTSLTNLVHTHRKETTSKVSTVLGSSVTSTTSESSATSETLESLKQTLKKLRGLTARDLVHHPNFDEIIEAGTRYEVLSSASIGYISLLAKYKTVIKEGLEASQRVHLARTRAKILKETAVEKQRAVDAEFALAKSLAQGGDALSIKIFAIKKLLVKLEAEKVSVDLKFKSTETNLGRLLKEASQAYEEYHAAVRKAKEEQAAEEFALETTKRAEHIWVEFLSSLN
- the LOC111212769 gene encoding TSA1-like protein isoform X8, coding for MGTKFLSLCLSLCLILSSFYKVSCQDEGTTGLNLDLIEREYQASLQGNEGVDQISGQKNSTVTDNNTISLSLSEESVETTKDSADTSSQLGPVTDEVVTPSSMLDHIELEFQAQINELKQAGSDGINKNDESKDDQELAAQRKKMLEEIEREFEAAAAGFEQFKIDDSTQGEDDEQSAMRKSMLEEIERDFEAATKGLEQLKADDLTGVNDAEHAAKRQKMLEEIEREFEDLFLNLLVEATKGLEELRHSTSSTDDESHSARRQSMLDEIEREFEAATSGLKQLKINAYTVEDDDKEQAARRQSMLDAIEREFEAVTESFKQIDDLADNKDEGDESAKRQSMLDEIEREFEAATSSLKKLNLDDFTEGDDSAQNARRNSMLEAIEREFEAATRGLAEIKNHEEQAETQRNSMLEEIEREFEAAAASAKAAEKDSAAKKPPTISTVQKTYGGFNGGFDSLLKPSDGVCGCFNKDKDGLKADTDSSINLAEILAEKSKSQDSETSSLTTSLTNLVHTHRKETTSKVSTVLGSSVTSTTSESSATSETLESLKQTLKKLRGLTARDLVHHPNFDEIIEAGTRYEVLSSASIGYISLLAKYKTVIKEGLEASQRVHLARTRAKILKETAVEKQRAVDAEFALAKSLAQGGDALSIKIFAIKKLLVKLEAEKVSVDLKFKSTETNLGRLLKEASQAYEEYHAAVRKAKEEQAAEEFALETTKRAEHIWVEFLSSLN